The region GCCGGTATAGCCGGGGAAAAGAATCTCAAACAGGAGGTCAACCACATGGATAATACGCTCCCGGACCGGCAGGTTTTTTATGTCGATAAAGTTAATACCGGAATCGTCTTCATAGGTCTTGACGATTTGTTCGGCAACGGCGTCATAGTTGAATACAGGTTCAGAGTCCATGAGAAATTTCAAAGCTGAGCATATAAATCCGTGGACAGATACCGTTCTCCGGTATCGCACATAATGAAAACGATTGTCTTGCCGTCATTTTCCTTTTGTTTGGACAACTCTACGGCAACATGGCAGGCCGCTCCGGCACTGATGCCGGCCAAAATTCCCTCCATACGGGCCAGCAGACGTGAGGCGGCAAAGGCCTGCTCATTGGTAACAGTTATCACCTGATCATAGATTTTTGTATTCAGGACATCCGGAACAAACCCGGCCCCAATTCCCTGAATCTTATGGGGCCCCGGCTTTCCGCCGGAAAGAACGGGGGAATCGGCCGGTTCTACGGCTATCACTTTCAAATTCGGATTTCTCTTTTTGAGCACTTCGCCGCATCCGGTAATCGTCCCGCCGGTCCCGACACCGGACACCAGAATATCGACTTTGCCGCCGGTATCCTCCCAAATTTCCTCAGCCGTCGTCCGGCGGTGAATCTCCGGATTGGCCGGATTCTGGAACTGCTGGAGAATCAGAGAATTCGGAATCGTCTCCTTCAGCCGTTTGGCTTCCTGGATGGCGCCGGACATACCCAGAGAAGCCGGGGTCAGAACAATCTGCGCCCCCAGCATTGCCAACAGTTTCCGCCGCTCGATGCTCATCGATTCCGGCATAGTCAGAATCAGTTTATATCCCCGAGCTGCACAGACGAACGCCAAGCCGATACCGGTATTTCCGCTTGTGGGCTCAATCAGAGTCGTATCCTGATTCAGGAGTCCTTTTTCCTCCGCCGCCTGAATCATCGATACGGCAATTCTGTCTTTGACACTGTGGCAGGGGTTGAAGGACTCCATCTTGGCCAGGACAGTTCCATACGGTCCGACCATTCGATTCAACCGGACAAGAGGAGTGCGACCGACTGTTTTTGTAATATCTTCATAAATTCGGCCCATAAAGCACCTTATCTGCAGAGGATTAGATTTGGAAATTTTTTGCGTCCTTGTCTTGATTCGTCTGGTCAATCAAATCTTTCAGAGTGCGGGACGATAAAACTTTGCTGATGGCACTTTGAATCTCATTCCAGATTTGCCGTGTCGCACAATCCGTACAGTAGGGAGTAAATTGAGAATGTTCCAGACAGTCCACCGAAGAAATCGGGCCCTCCAGCGTAACAAAAATATCCTTTAGAAGAATTTCCTGCGGCGGTTTGGCCAGCATATAGCCGCCTCTGGGACCTCGTACACTCCGCACCAGGCCGGCGCTCTTGAGCATCGCAATCAGCTGCTCGAGATATTTGTTCGAAATGTCTTCTCGGTCTGCAATCGACTTAATCTGCAGGGGTCTTTTGCCGTACTCGAGAGCCAATTCGAGCATCGCCCGAATCCCATACCTTGTCCGCGACGACAGTTTCATAACATTCTCCTCTATTTTACAGTATTATAGTAGTTTTTCTCTATATACTTGAAAAAACTTTATTTGTGCGGTTAAAAATACAATATTCTGAATTGCATATCAAGAATACGGCCAATAACCGGAATTACCGGACACATTTATACTTATTTCCCCGATTTTGCTTGACAACGGAAGTGTTGTTTTGAAGATTGGAAGGAAGAAACGCTCCGAAAGACAGATTATGAAAATCGCCACATACAACGTCAATTCCATCCGAAGCCGAATCCAGTTAGTGAAAGACTGGCTCAAAAAACACAAACCGGATGTTCTCTGCATCCAGGAAACCAAAGTACAGGATGAGGAATTTCCCCTCCAAGAGTTCAAAGATTTCCGATATGAAATCATAATTCGCGGGCAAAAGAAGTACAACGGTGTCGCCATTTTCAGCCGATTTCCTTTAGAGGACATTGAACAGGAGCTGCCGGGCGACCCGCTCGGCGAGGCCCGTTTTTTGAAAGTCAGAATCGGCAAAATCGTGATTTTGAACACCTATATCCCTCAAGGCCAGGAAGTCGGAACAGAAAAGTTTCATTATAAATTAAAGTATTTTCATCTCCTGAAATCGTATTTTTCCTCCCATTTTCATCCCCAAAAAGATTTCGTCGTCTGGTGCGGCGATATGAATGCCGCCCTTGAACCCATAGACGTTTACGACCCAAAAGGGCTTTGGGGGCATGTTTGTTACTGCCGAGAGGTCAAAGAGGCGTTTGAAGACACCTTAAATTGGGGCTTTATAGACCTGTTTCGTCGCCATCATCCCGAACCCGGACATTATACATTTTGGGACTATCGGATACCGAATGCATTCAAACGGAATTTAGGATGGCGTCTCGATTACATTTTGGCAACCGAACCCCTTGCTAAAACCTGTACAGATTGCTGGATTGATTTGGAAGCGAGGAAGGCAGAAAAACCGAGTGATCATACGGTCCTGGCTGCCGAATTTGCCTTGTAAAAATAAACAAAGTCCTTTCTTGAAAAACTGTTAAAAAAGGATATCTTGTCTAATCTTTGTAAACCTGAAAACCAGAAAGACGATATAATTACCATAGGGAAACCAACAAACGATGGAACGAGACATTATTTGTCTTGAATAAGGTTGGTTTTTCTTTTTGAGAGCCTTGAAAAATATGGTACCTCCCACAATCTCCTATGAAGATTTTCATCATTTGATTGCTCGCCGCTCTGGAGCATTGTTTCGCGCCTCCGGCTTTTTAGTCGCCCACGGCCAGCATCCGAAAATTCTCACCCGGCCCCTGCTGGGCGAACTGCTGTTTCAATCGACCCAGCTGGAGGAGCTTCTGGATGCCTATGGGGCTCGAAACAATTCCAAATGGGAACGTTTCCGTTCTCTGATAGCTGCTATCAAATTGTTCTCTTACGTCAGCTACGAACTCCTTCATATCCAGCACAGTATCCCCGCCTACCGTCTGCTGGACATTGGAGAGGATTTTGAAAAGCATACCGTTGATGCCATCGCGTTTACGGAATCGATTCTGGTCGAAGCAACCCGTCGCCTCCTCGAAGAAGCCAGAAATCTTCACCTGCCGGTACCGGAGGTGGATTTGCCGGAAGAGTACTACAGCGAGAAACTGCCGCCCGGGCGGCTGCCGCATGATTTAGGAGCCCGGAAAATCGATGCCGTCTCTCAAACGATTTCGATGCTGGCGACATCTTTTCTGAACCTCTCGGCGGAATGCAAACAGTCTCTGCCGAAGGAATCCATGAAAGGCGATATGCAGCTGTGCGATTTTATTGGCCCGCTTCGGGAGGACAAGCTGCGCTCTTTTGAACTGCGTTTTCACAATCTTCAATCCCTTTACGACACCTACGTTTCCACCACGGAAACAGAAGGCGTGGACCCGGAAATTCCCGTGCTGCGGGGACATATCAGCGTAGTTCTTCATCTGCTCCGAACGGCCCGGGACTTCGCCCATTACATCGAACGGCATGCCGGTCCTTTCCGGGTTCATCTGCCGCCGGGGCGAAAGCGGCTGGTCGAACCGGAAGTGCTCCTGCAGGTGATGCTGAATTATTCAATTCATTTCGTCGTTCAGTACCTCAGCAGTGCCGAGAATCTGTGCCGGATGATGCTTCAGCGTTATACGGAAATCGGCAGCATTGAAGTACCGGTCCCGCCCTACCGCGGTTTTCACGTTCGCCCCTCCACCCTGATTGCCAACATCGTCCTCCATTACGGCAGTGAAGTGACAATGGAACTGGACGGCAAAAGCTATGACGCCAAGGCCCCCCTGCATTTGTTCCGCGCCAACGAGGAAATCAACGCACACAAGCGGCGCGATATCGCCAACGAAATCATCCGCATGAACCTCGTTCCGGAAACGACAGACGAGGATATCCCTTCGCTGATTCGCTCCATCCTGATGACCTTATCCGAATACAACAAACTGATTATCTATGAAAAGCCGCTTCACATTGAATCGCCGAAAACGACTCAGAATATCCCCCTGCTGAAACTGGTAATGGATGAAATTATCCGGCTGCAGGCGGCCGGCAAAATCGACATTTTTACCGATACAAAAGTCCGCTTTGTCGGAGACAAACGGGTTCTGGCCGACATTGAACTGCTGGCCAAACACGGGTACGGAGAGGACC is a window of Anaerohalosphaeraceae bacterium DNA encoding:
- the cysK gene encoding cysteine synthase A → MGRIYEDITKTVGRTPLVRLNRMVGPYGTVLAKMESFNPCHSVKDRIAVSMIQAAEEKGLLNQDTTLIEPTSGNTGIGLAFVCAARGYKLILTMPESMSIERRKLLAMLGAQIVLTPASLGMSGAIQEAKRLKETIPNSLILQQFQNPANPEIHRRTTAEEIWEDTGGKVDILVSGVGTGGTITGCGEVLKKRNPNLKVIAVEPADSPVLSGGKPGPHKIQGIGAGFVPDVLNTKIYDQVITVTNEQAFAASRLLARMEGILAGISAGAACHVAVELSKQKENDGKTIVFIMCDTGERYLSTDLYAQL
- a CDS encoding Rrf2 family transcriptional regulator, yielding MKLSSRTRYGIRAMLELALEYGKRPLQIKSIADREDISNKYLEQLIAMLKSAGLVRSVRGPRGGYMLAKPPQEILLKDIFVTLEGPISSVDCLEHSQFTPYCTDCATRQIWNEIQSAISKVLSSRTLKDLIDQTNQDKDAKNFQI
- the xth gene encoding exodeoxyribonuclease III; its protein translation is MKIGRKKRSERQIMKIATYNVNSIRSRIQLVKDWLKKHKPDVLCIQETKVQDEEFPLQEFKDFRYEIIIRGQKKYNGVAIFSRFPLEDIEQELPGDPLGEARFLKVRIGKIVILNTYIPQGQEVGTEKFHYKLKYFHLLKSYFSSHFHPQKDFVVWCGDMNAALEPIDVYDPKGLWGHVCYCREVKEAFEDTLNWGFIDLFRRHHPEPGHYTFWDYRIPNAFKRNLGWRLDYILATEPLAKTCTDCWIDLEARKAEKPSDHTVLAAEFAL